Proteins co-encoded in one Candidatus Paracaedibacteraceae bacterium genomic window:
- the tilS gene encoding tRNA lysidine(34) synthetase TilS has protein sequence MALDLVTFQETFSSLMTIPSSSRIAVAVSGGPDSMVLCHLLGQMFPDITALIVDHRLRPESTIEAHLTQNRLNEFNIPSQILTWSGNKPSSRIQESARQARHSLLQDWCHQHGVLYLFTAHHLDDQWETLYMRHRQSSGHRGMQGILPLSFRVFGALIRPLLSYRKSEILDYARVHDISYVNDPSNLKPTYERGYIRLNRIEIDQHFPQNNIEKIIASAINNRRLVNREVSRFIRLHVNIHPYGFMIMSHDAFCQLPHPAKVDLIQRICQSTTDYPYPMPKTKIDHLTAELNLKKRSTLGGWLFSPRQKTILISREQRSQKDLIYVDHKPVDPINLPSYVDCPKLNHWVKFKHALT, from the coding sequence ATGGCTTTGGATTTAGTTACTTTTCAAGAAACCTTTTCTTCTTTGATGACAATACCGTCCTCAAGCCGTATTGCCGTTGCGGTTTCTGGTGGCCCTGACAGCATGGTTTTGTGCCATCTCTTAGGCCAGATGTTCCCCGACATTACAGCTCTTATTGTTGATCATAGGTTAAGGCCAGAATCAACAATCGAAGCTCACCTAACTCAAAATCGTCTGAACGAATTTAATATTCCATCACAAATATTAACATGGTCAGGCAATAAACCATCATCGCGCATTCAAGAGTCAGCGAGGCAAGCTCGGCATTCCCTACTCCAAGACTGGTGCCATCAACACGGCGTCCTGTATTTATTCACTGCCCATCATTTAGATGATCAATGGGAAACCTTATACATGCGCCATCGCCAATCATCAGGTCATCGCGGCATGCAAGGCATTCTTCCTCTTTCATTTAGGGTTTTTGGCGCTCTGATTCGCCCGCTCCTGTCTTATCGCAAAAGTGAAATATTAGATTATGCTCGGGTTCATGATATTTCATATGTCAATGATCCCAGCAACCTAAAGCCAACCTATGAACGGGGATACATCAGACTCAATCGCATAGAAATTGACCAGCATTTTCCCCAAAACAATATTGAAAAAATTATAGCGTCGGCTATAAACAACCGGCGTCTGGTTAACCGGGAAGTATCCCGCTTTATTCGACTTCACGTCAACATCCACCCTTATGGGTTTATGATTATGAGTCATGATGCCTTTTGTCAATTACCCCATCCCGCAAAGGTTGATTTGATCCAACGCATCTGTCAAAGCACCACGGATTATCCTTACCCCATGCCAAAAACCAAAATTGATCACTTAACAGCAGAGCTCAACCTGAAAAAACGAAGCACCTTGGGAGGCTGGCTTTTCTCACCCCGACAAAAAACTATCCTGATCAGCCGAGAGCAACGATCCCAAAAAGATTTAATCTATGTTGACCATAAACCGGTTGATCCCATTAACCTGCCAAGTTATGTTGATTGCCCGAAACTTAATCATTGGGTAAAATTTAAACACGCCCTAACATAA
- the tsaE gene encoding tRNA (adenosine(37)-N6)-threonylcarbamoyltransferase complex ATPase subunit type 1 TsaE, translated as MPSYTAVTESELNKIAISLSQNISAPCVICLWGDLGAGKTTFSRAFIQALAPCVTEVPSPTFTIIQEYDTPLGNLWHCDLYRLKSEYDAEELGLLEAFHDKICLIEWPERLSHYLPQKRIDIRISINPDQTRHIEIAPQAAK; from the coding sequence ATGCCCTCTTACACTGCTGTTACAGAATCAGAATTAAACAAAATTGCGATATCCCTAAGCCAGAACATCTCTGCCCCGTGCGTCATTTGCCTGTGGGGTGATCTTGGTGCCGGCAAAACAACCTTTAGCCGCGCCTTCATCCAAGCTCTTGCCCCATGCGTTACAGAGGTACCAAGCCCAACATTTACCATCATTCAGGAATACGATACTCCGCTTGGCAACCTATGGCATTGCGATCTCTATCGCCTAAAATCAGAATATGACGCCGAGGAATTGGGGTTATTAGAAGCTTTTCACGATAAAATCTGCTTGATTGAATGGCCAGAACGCCTTAGTCATTACTTACCCCAAAAACGCATCGATATCCGCATCAGCATCAATCCTGACCAAACGCGTCATATTGAGATTGCCCCTCAAGCTGCAAAATGA
- the hemA gene encoding 5-aminolevulinate synthase translates to MNYDNFFDNYLTTLKKEGRYRVFINLERVVGRAPYALWHHDDIVDEVVVWCSNDYLALSQNPDVVDALVSAAKNYGAGSGGTRNISGTAHPHVMLEQAIADFHGKGAGLVFSSGYVANEATICTLAGNLPGCVVFSDEKNHASMIQGIRNSRCEKYVFKHNDMTDLESKLKQVPLDTPKLIVFTAVYSMDGDMAPAAEIVALAKKYNALTFIDEVHAVGMYGKSGAGVSELLGLQHDIDIIQGNFAKGFGVVGGYITGKRNLIDYVRSAASGFIFTTSMPPATAAAIMKSMELIREGTELRNQFWQRVYYFKQQIAKTNLPYRETQGHIVPVVVGNAALCKEICDRLLYEDKIYIQPINYPTVPVGQERLRITITPAHTNDHIDQLINALVRVYRDYQLSQAA, encoded by the coding sequence ATGAATTACGATAACTTTTTTGATAATTACCTGACGACCCTTAAAAAAGAAGGGCGTTACCGTGTGTTTATTAACCTAGAGCGTGTTGTTGGACGTGCTCCTTATGCTTTATGGCACCATGATGATATAGTTGATGAAGTTGTGGTTTGGTGCAGTAATGATTATTTGGCTTTGAGTCAAAACCCTGATGTTGTTGATGCGCTGGTTTCAGCGGCAAAGAACTATGGTGCAGGTTCGGGCGGAACGCGCAATATTTCAGGAACAGCGCATCCCCACGTTATGTTAGAGCAAGCAATTGCTGATTTTCATGGCAAGGGAGCAGGGCTTGTCTTTTCATCCGGGTATGTCGCTAATGAGGCAACGATTTGTACGTTGGCGGGTAATTTACCGGGCTGTGTTGTCTTTAGTGATGAAAAAAACCACGCGTCGATGATTCAGGGAATTCGCAATAGTCGTTGTGAAAAATATGTGTTTAAGCATAATGATATGACTGATCTTGAGTCTAAGCTTAAGCAAGTTCCTTTAGATACACCAAAACTGATTGTTTTCACGGCCGTTTATTCTATGGATGGTGATATGGCGCCGGCCGCTGAGATTGTAGCTCTTGCCAAAAAGTATAATGCATTGACTTTTATTGATGAAGTTCATGCTGTTGGTATGTACGGAAAGTCGGGGGCTGGGGTTTCCGAGTTACTAGGGCTTCAGCATGACATTGATATTATCCAAGGTAATTTTGCCAAGGGATTTGGTGTTGTGGGGGGGTATATTACAGGGAAACGTAATCTAATTGATTATGTGCGTAGTGCTGCCTCTGGTTTTATCTTTACCACATCAATGCCGCCTGCCACGGCAGCCGCAATCATGAAATCTATGGAATTGATCCGTGAAGGGACGGAATTACGTAATCAATTTTGGCAACGTGTCTATTATTTTAAGCAACAAATTGCCAAGACAAATTTACCGTATCGCGAAACGCAGGGACATATTGTGCCTGTAGTTGTTGGCAATGCGGCCTTGTGCAAAGAAATTTGTGATCGCCTTTTATACGAAGATAAAATCTATATTCAACCGATTAATTATCCGACGGTTCCTGTCGGGCAAGAACGCTTGCGAATCACAATCACACCCGCCCATACCAATGATCATATTGATCAATTGATCAATGCTCTTGTGCGCGTGTACCGCGACTATCAACTTAGTCAAGCCGCTTAG
- a CDS encoding exodeoxyribonuclease VII large subunit: protein MSELPILSESTSLIPILSVSDLSNTLKRAVEDQFGFVRIKGEVSGLKRHTSGHIYYALKDENAVMDAVSWRGSYSKNPVQLEDGLEIIATGRITTYPARSKYQMVVESYEASGQGALLKLLEERKRMLAAEGLFAADRKKQIPKLPKTIGVVTSPTGAVIRDILHRIKDRFPCHVIVWPVAVQGTGAAEQVAAAINGFNALQNRPDVLIVARGGGSLEDLWAFNEEIVVRAAANSRIPLISAIGHETDTTLIDYAADLRAPTPTGAAEFAVPVLAELITYIDDRARRHNDVMRQILEHRTLQLTSLERGLVNPQRLIEEGMQRLDDWSDRLIRALPQLCQTHQDRLIHTFARLRHPKDQLDLCFERFNQLSTRLDQASFQKVLDRGFAMVTTGSGESITCAKKFPNTPVNLTFGDGKVEVIKTGSTAPRKKSPPKENNQQPSLF from the coding sequence GTGTCAGAATTACCAATCCTTTCCGAATCAACCTCTCTTATCCCTATTTTATCTGTTAGCGATTTATCAAACACCCTAAAACGGGCCGTTGAAGACCAGTTTGGCTTTGTGCGCATTAAAGGGGAAGTTTCTGGGTTAAAGCGCCACACATCTGGTCATATTTATTACGCCCTTAAAGATGAAAATGCCGTAATGGATGCCGTATCTTGGCGCGGTTCTTATTCAAAAAATCCTGTCCAACTCGAAGACGGCCTTGAAATTATTGCAACGGGACGCATCACGACTTACCCAGCACGATCCAAGTATCAAATGGTTGTGGAAAGTTACGAAGCATCGGGTCAAGGCGCCCTATTAAAACTCTTAGAAGAACGCAAGCGTATGCTAGCAGCCGAAGGACTCTTTGCAGCTGATCGCAAAAAGCAAATTCCTAAACTCCCCAAAACCATTGGTGTTGTCACGTCGCCAACCGGTGCTGTGATTCGGGACATTCTCCATCGCATCAAAGATCGCTTTCCTTGTCATGTGATTGTTTGGCCCGTTGCCGTCCAAGGAACGGGTGCTGCCGAACAAGTTGCAGCAGCCATCAACGGATTTAATGCCTTACAGAACAGACCCGACGTCCTGATTGTTGCTCGCGGTGGCGGGAGCCTCGAAGATTTATGGGCTTTTAACGAAGAAATTGTCGTCCGTGCAGCAGCCAACAGCAGAATCCCTTTGATCTCTGCTATCGGCCATGAAACAGACACAACACTGATTGATTATGCCGCAGATTTACGAGCCCCAACCCCAACGGGAGCGGCTGAATTTGCGGTTCCTGTCTTAGCTGAACTGATTACTTATATTGATGATCGAGCCCGTCGCCATAATGACGTGATGCGTCAAATACTCGAACACAGAACCTTACAACTCACCAGCCTTGAGCGCGGACTCGTTAACCCTCAACGGTTGATTGAAGAAGGTATGCAACGCCTTGATGATTGGTCTGACCGGTTAATACGGGCCCTACCTCAACTCTGTCAAACCCATCAAGACCGACTGATTCATACTTTTGCTCGCCTACGCCACCCAAAAGATCAATTGGACTTATGCTTTGAACGATTTAACCAACTATCCACACGCCTCGACCAAGCTAGTTTTCAAAAAGTTTTAGATCGTGGATTTGCTATGGTGACAACGGGGTCAGGAGAATCCATTACTTGTGCTAAGAAATTCCCGAATACACCGGTTAATTTAACATTTGGCGATGGAAAAGTTGAGGTTATTAAAACGGGCAGTACGGCACCTCGTAAAAAGAGCCCCCCTAAAGAAAACAATCAGCAACCTAGCCTATTCTAG
- a CDS encoding YggS family pyridoxal phosphate-dependent enzyme — protein MIDYLSLPVDVMAVSKFQPIENILPLISQGYALFGENRVQEAVLKWPKLLEENPQCRLNLIGSLQTNKVRQALQLFDGIESIDRHRLVDEIIKCRAHEKTKTTEFLIQVNIGKEPQKSGVMPEAFNDLYSYCIAQDLPISGVMCIPPAGQDPVPFFNQLKAIAQAVNIPVVSMGMSSDYEQAIACGSTRIRLGTALFGARIG, from the coding sequence ATGATTGATTATCTTTCTCTTCCTGTTGATGTTATGGCTGTGAGTAAATTCCAGCCCATTGAGAATATTTTGCCCCTGATTAGTCAGGGATATGCGCTCTTTGGTGAAAATCGTGTGCAAGAAGCGGTTTTAAAATGGCCTAAGCTATTAGAAGAGAATCCCCAGTGTCGTTTGAATTTGATTGGATCACTGCAGACCAACAAGGTGCGACAAGCTTTACAGCTGTTTGATGGGATCGAATCCATTGATCGGCATCGACTGGTTGATGAAATTATCAAATGTCGGGCGCATGAGAAAACTAAAACGACTGAGTTTTTGATTCAAGTTAATATTGGAAAAGAGCCACAAAAATCCGGTGTGATGCCCGAAGCTTTCAACGATCTTTATTCATATTGTATAGCCCAAGACCTTCCAATTTCAGGGGTAATGTGTATTCCCCCGGCAGGTCAGGATCCTGTCCCCTTTTTTAATCAGCTAAAGGCTATAGCACAGGCTGTTAATATTCCTGTTGTGAGCATGGGGATGTCATCGGATTATGAACAAGCCATTGCCTGTGGCAGTACCCGCATTCGTCTCGGCACAGCGTTGTTTGGTGCTAGAATAGGCTAG
- a CDS encoding patatin-like phospholipase family protein produces MSCKKLTLIVLTFILNACSEMQFDTTSYKPYNLALPAQENIDIAFVLGGGGAKGIAHVGVMEELIKQGIEPDLIVGCSAGSIVGSLYADSLDIQRVKEILLPQEREHLLNISLNFLPFGITDGSSLNLFLENNLKSRCFEELKIPFISVATNLQYGDMTPIGRGLLIPAVRASAAFPGVFTPIEIGGQYFVDGGVANNVPVETAHQMKAKFIIAIELDAGLPDSAPTNALGILRRCLQISLHHQSRLALSEADYVIRVALPEIGTFDSGLNQLVYERGLDVGRREAAKIKLLIQEKLNLKKSA; encoded by the coding sequence ATGTCTTGCAAAAAACTAACTCTGATCGTCCTGACATTTATTTTAAACGCGTGTTCTGAAATGCAATTTGATACAACCAGTTACAAACCCTATAACCTCGCCCTACCAGCCCAAGAAAATATTGACATTGCTTTCGTATTAGGCGGTGGTGGTGCCAAGGGTATTGCCCATGTCGGCGTCATGGAAGAACTAATTAAACAAGGCATCGAGCCCGACTTGATTGTTGGCTGTAGCGCAGGATCGATTGTCGGATCATTATATGCTGACTCCCTAGATATCCAACGCGTCAAAGAAATTTTATTGCCTCAAGAACGTGAACACCTCCTTAATATTTCGCTGAATTTCCTCCCCTTTGGCATTACTGATGGGAGCAGCCTGAACCTTTTTTTGGAAAATAATCTAAAATCTCGCTGCTTTGAAGAGTTAAAAATCCCCTTTATCTCGGTTGCAACAAATTTGCAATATGGGGACATGACCCCCATAGGACGCGGCCTTCTGATCCCTGCTGTCAGAGCATCCGCAGCATTCCCTGGCGTTTTTACGCCTATTGAAATTGGCGGGCAATACTTTGTGGATGGCGGCGTTGCCAACAACGTTCCTGTTGAAACAGCTCACCAAATGAAAGCAAAATTTATTATAGCCATTGAATTAGACGCCGGGTTACCTGATAGCGCCCCAACAAATGCCTTAGGAATTTTACGGCGCTGCCTACAAATCAGCCTCCACCATCAATCTCGTCTTGCCTTGAGCGAAGCAGACTACGTCATCCGCGTTGCCCTTCCTGAAATTGGAACTTTTGACAGCGGCCTTAACCAATTGGTTTATGAACGTGGGCTCGATGTAGGGCGCCGCGAGGCTGCAAAAATAAAACTCTTAATCCAAGAAAAGTTAAACCTCAAAAAAAGTGCTTAG
- a CDS encoding 23S rRNA (pseudouridine(1915)-N(3))-methyltransferase RlmH, translating to MKIKIICIGSLKKSPELDLIQEYLKRSKWKIEFKELPSRSDLSGDSLKEAEARAILDQVQNLPLMALDERGDVPSSRQFAQIFQDMQNTGCSQVAICIGGADGLHESVREKAQSVISFGRLTWPHMLVRVLLAEQLYRAQQILSGHPYHRD from the coding sequence ATGAAAATCAAAATTATTTGTATTGGATCGTTAAAAAAGTCACCTGAGTTGGATCTCATACAGGAATATCTAAAACGATCAAAGTGGAAGATTGAGTTTAAAGAATTGCCCAGTCGCTCTGACTTATCTGGTGATTCTTTGAAAGAGGCTGAGGCACGCGCTATTCTTGATCAGGTTCAAAATCTTCCATTGATGGCCTTGGATGAGCGGGGGGATGTGCCATCAAGCCGCCAATTTGCTCAGATTTTTCAAGATATGCAGAATACCGGATGCTCTCAGGTGGCGATTTGTATTGGTGGTGCCGATGGACTGCATGAGTCCGTGCGAGAAAAAGCGCAGTCAGTTATCAGTTTTGGACGTCTAACGTGGCCCCATATGTTGGTTCGTGTCCTTTTGGCTGAGCAACTTTATAGGGCTCAACAGATTTTATCGGGCCACCCGTATCATCGTGACTAA
- the rsfS gene encoding ribosome silencing factor produces the protein MSDKFETITELKDHLLRILDDKKAEQIVTIDLKGKTSIADYLLIASGNSSRQVGALADILYRDLKDHGIKSRIEGVPQCDWVIVDAGDVVIHLFRPEVRSFYNLEKMWGVEIPQTTQLPE, from the coding sequence ATGTCTGATAAATTTGAAACTATAACTGAATTAAAAGATCATCTTTTAAGAATTTTGGATGATAAAAAAGCTGAGCAAATCGTCACGATCGATTTAAAAGGGAAAACGTCAATTGCTGATTATTTGCTTATTGCGAGCGGTAATTCTTCCCGTCAAGTGGGGGCTTTAGCGGATATCTTGTATCGTGATTTAAAAGATCATGGAATTAAATCCAGGATTGAAGGTGTTCCTCAATGTGATTGGGTAATTGTCGATGCCGGAGATGTAGTGATTCATCTATTCCGCCCGGAAGTGCGATCATTCTATAATCTTGAAAAAATGTGGGGCGTTGAAATTCCCCAGACGACCCAGCTTCCTGAATGA
- a CDS encoding transglycosylase SLT domain-containing protein, whose protein sequence is MIRTVVTSLAILSGITLVKSHAITLRQKCINEIRKVEKDKGIEPGLLEAIAHVESKMNPYVVNACGRAFHFSSAKEVAQFVKKKQEEGYRNISVGPMQLHVPSHRRNFKSLEQMCEIEHNVAYSAKLFKRLKKKTGSNEGAVKLYHSPDAYANEPYKARVFGAWAKIKVKRKQQQPETVPVRETKICKIQ, encoded by the coding sequence ATGATTAGAACAGTTGTCACATCCTTGGCAATTTTGTCGGGGATTACACTTGTTAAAAGCCATGCGATTACATTGCGCCAAAAGTGTATCAATGAAATCCGCAAGGTTGAAAAAGATAAGGGGATTGAACCGGGCTTGCTTGAAGCGATTGCTCATGTTGAATCCAAAATGAACCCTTATGTGGTTAATGCTTGTGGTCGAGCATTTCATTTCTCGTCAGCCAAAGAAGTTGCCCAATTTGTGAAGAAAAAGCAAGAGGAAGGCTATCGCAATATTAGTGTTGGTCCAATGCAGCTTCATGTGCCCTCTCATCGTCGGAACTTTAAATCCCTTGAGCAGATGTGTGAAATTGAGCATAATGTCGCCTATAGTGCAAAATTGTTTAAACGCTTGAAGAAAAAGACAGGGTCTAATGAGGGTGCTGTTAAGCTATACCACTCACCGGATGCTTATGCGAATGAGCCCTATAAAGCACGTGTTTTTGGGGCTTGGGCAAAGATCAAAGTCAAGCGTAAACAGCAACAACCAGAGACAGTTCCTGTCAGGGAAACTAAGATTTGTAAGATTCAATAG
- a CDS encoding NifU family protein — MFIQTEETPNPDSLKFLPGRVVMEMGTASFNALEECGRSPFARRLLAIDGVTGVFFGNDFITISKAADLDWYVLKPSIIGIIMEQFVANLPVLIDVNAAETPVSSEDDPLVAQIKELIDTRVRPAVAQDGGDILFHSFEDGIVYLKMQGACAGCPSSTATLKSGIENMLRYYVPEVEEVRAVE; from the coding sequence ATGTTTATACAGACCGAAGAAACACCAAATCCAGATAGCCTGAAATTTTTGCCAGGCCGTGTTGTTATGGAAATGGGAACAGCCTCTTTCAATGCGTTGGAAGAATGCGGTCGGTCACCTTTTGCCAGACGGTTGTTGGCAATTGACGGTGTGACAGGGGTTTTCTTTGGAAATGATTTTATTACCATCAGTAAAGCTGCTGACTTGGATTGGTATGTGCTTAAGCCGTCTATCATCGGTATTATTATGGAGCAGTTTGTCGCTAATCTGCCGGTGTTAATTGATGTTAATGCGGCAGAGACGCCAGTATCATCAGAAGATGACCCGCTTGTCGCACAAATCAAGGAATTAATCGATACCCGTGTGCGTCCAGCTGTAGCGCAAGACGGGGGGGACATCTTGTTCCATTCCTTCGAAGATGGTATAGTTTATTTAAAGATGCAGGGAGCCTGCGCTGGGTGCCCGAGTTCAACGGCAACGCTGAAGTCGGGAATTGAAAACATGCTCCGCTATTACGTTCCGGAAGTAGAGGAAGTAAGAGCGGTGGAATAG